From the Excalfactoria chinensis isolate bCotChi1 chromosome 1, bCotChi1.hap2, whole genome shotgun sequence genome, one window contains:
- the CEP126 gene encoding centrosomal protein of 126 kDa, protein MQESSRTSVDNNRLLFQKNLKEMQQLLEKQHLGNLENFHEEVDRTDDSESLLSLDSLEAGEQNAICSPPSEPSLTASCDCAPCIPGKSQTGSDVSYAAQNTSKNVHLNNCQRNIDSQNTHGDLPTGGLLAKRNVLSLANDTEEEPPVPHRSRKKAAEFSTSGNQESCVNKAFPILQNRKEERNDSSSAVCSTLATGPSVFSSSKAWASPGSTPGERVQDLTQNQSFKMTPQKRSKSVQTSAEPTATSRILFPNQRCFSGNPSPADVVPKNRNVSTDFLKNTLGKVIERKEENIKSIVDIDQGSALLQDIPNASAACSVKKQNNKEEGKANVVETMSVVSDTELGFGTPAQHSTQKNNIYDRKSAKLVRSIFKKEAEAAVVNHGITFGARPVSAIRDSLELAKSKKKSAENTKSGRKLKWCDQINQIIVENNDSCYEESISERSPAQPYCVHTVSNAPCANPCMGAHPSNTTVTANRHEDSHIPKPNVNSAKSNKECTSLNMLMSAGFSFPKNVWMVSKHEASESPVSANNDNTHKENQHKNKAKVIRSPRPIRDQLCSVLRSHRGRGAAVRLQSATDGRATQGRMLAPQPPSAPGSKRGKTRASPAVRQPLPSSYPQGTATNGNSLSEGQAWLANQILNKGTPGSNESRTCSSEVATVLSTPRCSTSCEPLAKHSGCVSSCQHCSVTCTKQRASTESRSHHGHIPTAEETTVWKGARIALSPMDPAAGVTQHRMSHYNNSHATKRQPYKAVSCVPTGDGSQKTCFKVSSGMNKLGFFHANSVVPVTKQRQILNGFENKHGAFTEQGRKTVDSKRWKPTRHTQNLLRTIQLHPVQSAFDPAQNMNYTCNSEEVSESTAQFLMAEKLTNTAATEDEILAAMGSVQPARQPLLLNTAPRLGMSALSIEEEKIFQSLDRLNQRLKNVQEAIARNPSVSGILQKTTPFVSV, encoded by the exons AACTTTCATGAAGAAGTCGATAGGACAGATGATTCAGAAAGCTTATTGAGTCTTGACAGCCTTGAGGCTGGAGAACAAAACGCAATTTGCTCTCCACCGAGTGAACCATCTTTGACTGCAAGTTGTGACTGTGCGCCATGTATTCCAGGAAAGTCACAGACTGGGAGCGATGTGTCTTATGCAGCTCAAAATACTTCCAAAAACGTGCATCTAAATAACTGTCAGAGAAATATAGATTCCCAAAACACCCACGGTGACTTACCTACTGGGGGCCTTTTAGCTAAACGTAACGTTCTATCTCTTGCAAATGATACAGAAGAGGAACCACCTGTTCCACACAGAtccagaaaaaaagctgcagagttCTCTACTTCTGGCAATCAAGAAAGCTGTGTAAATAAAGCATTTCCTATTCtgcaaaatagaaaagaagaaaggaacgATTCATCTTCTGCTGTTTGTAGCACATTAGCAACCGgtccttctgttttcagttctaGCAAAGCCTGGGCCAGCCCTGGTTCTACTCCAGGAGAAAGAGTTCAGGATCTGACGCAAAATCAGAGCTTTAAAATGACCCcacagaaaagaagtaaatcTGTGCAAACCTCCGCTGAACCCACTGCAACATCCAGAATCTTATTTCCTAATCAGAGGTGTTTCTCTGGCAATCCCAGCCCAGCTGATGTGGTGCCAAAGAACAGAAACGTCAGCAcggattttttaaaaaatactttagGAAAAGtgattgaaagaaaagaagaaaacattaaatctATTGTTGACATCGACCAGGGATCAGCTTTACTTCAGGACATACCAAATGCCTCAGCTGCGTGCAGTGTTAAGAAGCAGAATaacaaagaggaaggaaaggctAATGTGGTTGAAACTATGTCAGTGGTGTCTGACACAGAGCTGGGCTTTGGCactcctgcacagcacagcacccagaaaaacaacatttacGACAGAAAAAGTGCAAAACTAGTCAGAAGTATCTTTAAGAAAGAGGCTGAAGCTGCGGTTGTGAACCACGGGATCACTTTTGGAGCTCGGCCTGTGTCTGCTATCAGAGACAGCTTAGAACTCgcaaaaagtaaaaagaagagTGCAGAGAATACGAAAAGTGGTAGAAAGCTCAAATGGTGTGATCAAATCAACCAGATAATAGTAGAGAATAATGACAGTTGCTATGAGGAAAGCATCAGTGAAAGATCTCCTGCACAGCCTTACTGTGTTCATACTGTGAGTAATGCTCCTTGTGCTAATCCATGTATGGGTGCTCACCCTTCAAACACCACAGTCACAGCAAATCGCCATGAAGATTCACATATACCAAAACCAAATGTTAATTCCGCAAAATCAAATAAAGAATGCACCTCTCTGAATATGCTGATGTCTGCCGGATTCTCTTTTCCTAAAAATGTTTGGATGGTATCAAAACATGAAGCAAGTGAATCCCCAGTATCTGCTAATAATGATAACACTCACAAAGAGAATCAACACAAAAATAAGGCAAAAGTAATCAGAAGTCCAAGACCCATAAGAGACCAATTATGTTCCGTGCTCAGGAGCCACAGAGGCCGTGGTGCTGCAGTCCGACTGCAGTCAGCCACTGACGGCCGGGCAACTCAGGGGAGGATGCTGGCACCTCAGCCACCATCTGCACCAGGGAGCAAACGTGGCAAGACCAGAGCCAGCCCAGCTGTGAGGCAGCCCCTGCCTTCTTCCTATCCTCAAGGTACTGCTACCAATGGGAACTCTTTAAGTGAAGGGCAAGCTTGGTTGGCAAATCAGATTTTAAATAAAGGTACACCAGGAAGCAATGAGAGCAGAACTTGTAGTTCTGAGGTGGCCACTGTGCTGTCCACTCCTCGCTGCAGCACGTCCTGCGAACCTCTGGCAAAGCATAGTGGTTGTGtaagcagctgccagcactgttCTGTAACCTGCACTAAGCAACGTgccagcacagaaagcagatcGCATCATGGTCACATCCCAACAGCTGAGGAAACAACTGTGTGGAAAGGGGCGCGTATTGCCCTCAGTCCCATGGACCCTGCTGCTG gTGTTACTCAACATCGTATGTCACATTACAACAATTCACATGCAACTAAACGCCAGCCTTATAAAGCTGTATCCTGTGTTCCCACTGGGGACGGCAGCCAGAAGACCTGTTTCAAAGTTTCTTCTGGGATGAACAAATTGGGCTTTTTCCATGCAAACA GTGTTGTTCCTGTtacaaaacaaaggcagattcttaatggctttgaaaacaaacacgGAGCTTTTACagaacagggaaggaaaactgtGGATTCTAAACGATGGAAACCTACTCGTCATACACAG AATTTGTTACGTACCATCCAGCTGCATCCTGTTCAGTCTGCATTTGATCCAGCACAAAATATGAATTACACCTGTAATTCTGAGGAAG tttcagaaagcactgctcagTTTCTTATGGCAGAAAAACTaacaaatacagcagcaacgGAAGATGAAATCCTGGCAGCTATGGGAAGTGTGCAACCAGCCAGACAGCCCCTGCTGCTTAACACAGCTCCACGTCTAGGCATGAGTGCACTTTCAATAGAAGAAGAGAAGATTTTCCAGTCTCTTGATCGTCTCAATCAAAGGCTAAAAA ATGTTCAAGAAGCAATTGCAAGAAATCCATCTGTCTCAGGGATTTTACAGAAAACCACCCCTTTTGTAAGTGTTTAA